A single genomic interval of Aphidius gifuensis isolate YNYX2018 linkage group LG6, ASM1490517v1, whole genome shotgun sequence harbors:
- the LOC122859538 gene encoding uncharacterized protein LOC122859538: MAIFVDFQGFNDSIFIIKELAISNANSKLASETIIFAAPCGKENLTNEYWKTIEKTVTNVHGILWSAGDVDYREVSNIINEKLGGDLEYIYVKGAEKKKWLSEILKSQTATIINLDDLDCPPDEKLYNLPTLRHMNCHTECINYICAAENVNRYKYWFARAFTFRPSLRKSIMFYSIVENLADMSAKDIALIPTMAIIKFSAHEIDKVWDKLSENQKQNPHVSGLRRCTKHSIDCGDGDIAGCFFYSLIKDCEKCAAEQSSTKMIM, translated from the coding sequence atggccatttttgttgattttcaaggattcaatgattcaatttttattatcaaagaaCTTGCAATTAGTAATGCAAACTCAAAGCTAGCAAGTGAAACTATCATTTTTGCTGCACCATgtggaaaagaaaatttaacgaATGAGTATTGGAagactattgaaaaaactgtGACTAATGTGCATGGAATTTTATGGAGTGCTGGGGATGTTGACTATCGTGaagtatcaaatataattaatgaaaaactaGGTGGTGATTTGGAATATATCTATGTAAAAGgtgctgagaaaaaaaaatggctatcAGAAATCTTGAAATCACAGACTGCAACAATCATCAACCTTGATGATCTTGATTGTCCAccagatgaaaaattatataatctaCCAACATTGAGGCATATGAATTGTCATACAGAatgcattaattatatttgtgcTGCTGAAAATGTAAATCGATACAAATATTGGTTTGCTAGAGCCTTTACATTTCGACCATCTCTTCGCAAGTCTATCATGTTCTATAGTATTGTCGAAAATTTGGCGGATATGTCTGCTAAAGATATTGCGCTGATTCCAACAATGgcaatcatcaaattttccGCTCATGAAATAGATAAAGTCTGGGATAAGCTGTCTGAAAACCAGAAACAAAATCCTCACGTTTCAGGATTGCGCAGATGTACCAAGCATTCAATTGATTGTGGAGATGGTGATATAGctggatgttttttttattcactaatAAAAGACTGTGAGAAATGTGCTGCAGAGCAATCTTCTACTAAAATgatcatgtaa